A stretch of DNA from Fusobacterium mortiferum ATCC 9817:
ATCTAACAAAGTACATCACCAATTATATTATACAATAAAAATTATAAAAAAAGGAGATATAAAATGGAAAAAAAATTTATTGTTGACCCTTGGGCAAGAACAACAACAAGAAATGGATTAGCTGGAGATGAGGTAATATCAGCTTTACAAAAATCAATCAGAAGAGGAAATGTAGAAGCAGCTTGTGAATTTGCTTATGAGATGTATATCACTTCTCCTCAAATGGAAGAAAAACTTTGGAGAAGACTTACAGCTATCTCTGTAGAAGATATAGGAATGGGAGACCCTATGGCTGCTGTACTTATCAATAATTTAAGACAGATGAGAAAAGAGTATGCTTATGCTGATGGAGATAGACCAATATTTTTTATCCATGCTATAAGATACTTATGTCAATGTGAAAAAGATAGGTCAAGTGATTTATTAAAAAATATAGTAATAAAAAGTTTTGCAATGGGATATGTTCCAGAAATTCCTGATTATGCATTGGATAAACATACAGTAAGAGGAGCAGAGATGGGAAGAGATTCATTCCATTTCTTAAATGAAGCTAGTAAAGTTACTCCTCAAAAGAAAGTAGACAATGATTATAAAGAGAGATATAACAAGATATTAGAAAAATATAATCCAAATGATGTAGTTCCATCAGCTTTTAAATTTAATCCATGGCAAGAGTAAAAGGGGGAGAGATGGAAAGTAAATTTTTAGAAAAATTAGAAAAAGTATTATTGCCAATAGGTAGTAAATTAGGAAATCAAAAACATCTTCAAGCTATCTCTGTAGGAATGATGATGACACTTGCACTAATAGTTGTAGGTTCATTATTCTTAATTGTAGCTAATCCACCTATAAATCTAGAATTAGTAGATCCAAATACAAGTAATATATTTTTACAATTTATGATAGGTTGGAAAAAATTTGCTATGGCAAATTATGATATAATTACAAAACCATTTAATTTTACTATGGGAGTAGTAGGGCTAATGACAGCTTTTACTATTGCCTATTCATTAGCTAACGAGTATAAGTTAAATAATCTTACATCTGGACTTATCTCAATGGCAACTTTTTTAATGGTAGCAGCTCCAATAGAAGAGGGAAAAATAGTTATGCAATATTTAGGAGCAGATGGACTTTTTATTGCTATTATCATCTCTCTTATAAGTGTTGAGATTTCAATGTTAGTAGAAAGACTTGGATGGAAATTTAAAAGTGAACATATACCACCAGCAGTGTTATCATTTATGAATGCCTTAATTCCGTTACTTTTAAATATCCTTATAATCTATGGTTTAAGTGTAATTATTTTTGTAAAAACAGGAAAAACTATTCCAGAACTTATAATGGCACTACTAACTCCAGCTTTAAATATTGGAAATAATATTTGGGGATATTTAGCAATACTTATTTTTGGAAATATCCTTTGGCTATTTGGAATAAATGGAACATCAGTAATATTCCCAATAGTATTTGCTATAGGAATAGCTAACACAGGTATTAATGCTGAGCTTGTAAGACAGGGAAAAGAACCAGAAATGTTAATGAATTTACAAATGTTTAGAGTAGCTATATTAGGGGGAGCTGGGAATACTTTAGGATTGATTCTTCTTATGTTGAGAAGTAAGTCAGAACAATTAAAAACTTTAGGAAAACTAGCTTTTGTTCCTGGAATTTGTGGAATAAATGAACCAGTTATATTTGGAACTCCAATAATATTTAATCCAATATTGGGGATACCATTTTTAATAACTCCTATTGTTACTGTTTCAATGGCCTATATAGCACAAAAGATAGGATTAATTTCAATGGGATATATTGTTGACCCATCTTTTGCACCATTTTTTATACAGGGATACCTATCATCATTGGATTTTAGAAATCTAATTTTTTATTTCTTATTAGTAGTAATAAGTTTAATAATATATTTTCCATTTTTTAAAGTGTATGAGAAAAATTTGATAGCTCAAGAGCAAGAATAAAACGTAACTACTCAGCTATTAAATTAATCAGAGAAAACTCTAAGAATTGTGTAATTTATGAAGAGAAGTTAGATTAACTTAGCGAATCAAACGCTAAAAAACACAACTGTTTGAACGAAGTGAGTTTTGTGTTTTTAGTGAGATAAGCTTTAGTTAATCAACTTCTTGGAATATGGAACAATTCTTAGTTTTCTTTTAAAATAAAAAGTAGCTGAGTAGGTACAATAAAATATAGATAAATAAATAGAGGGAGATTAAACTCCCTCTATTGTATTATATTTATTTTTTTAAAGCGTCAGCAATAGCTTCTTTAAATCCTTCAGAAGTATAAGTTGCTCCAGCTACACTGTCAACTTCTACAGATTGTTTAGCAATAATTTCAGCTGTAAGTTTTTCAATAGCTGGTTCAGCTATTCTTTTAGTTTCAGCCATTTTAATAACTTTAATAGCTGTAATTTTATCTCCTTCAGTTTCAACTGAAACAGTGATATCATCTTTATATCCTAATCCTGTTCCCTCTTTAGTAGCTGCCATAGTAGTAATAGAAAGGATAGCAACTAATCCTAATAATAATTTTTTCATAATTTCCTCCAAACTTTAATAATATTTATATCTTATGAGAAAGAAGCTTGGCAAAGTCCACATCCACTACAAACATGTCCAGCAAAAGCTACTTTTTGTTTAGCTGCTTTTTGAGCCTTTCTAATCTCTACCATAGGACCTTCTTCCTCTTCAGTAACATGTTTTTTTAACATTTCAACAAGGTTATCCATGCAAGAAGTATATCCTGCAAGAGGAGCATCAGAACAATAGTTATCATCTAATAATTCAATAACTTTAGTAACCTCCATTCCAGGTAATAGTTTTCCAATAGCAGCAAGGTTACCAGGACAACCTTTTACAGCGGAAAAAGATTCTATTTTTCCATCTTTAACAGAAACTGTCATCTCAGTTGAGCAAACTCCATATGTTTTTTCAGAGAAAGTAACATCTTTATTGACAACTTTTGATGCAAGAGTATTTTGAGCTAATAAAACTCCAGCAAGGATAACAACAGCTTTTTTTATAAATCCACTCTCCTAAAATTAATTTTAATGTATTATTAATAACAACATACAACTTATTATGTACATGTTTTTTCGGAAAATCAATATATTTATCAAAAGAATATTATTATTTTAATAAATGTTGAAAAAATTTAGAATATAGGGTAAAATATATTGATAATATTAAATTAATAGGAGAGTAATGAATGTTTATAGATGAGGTTATAATAACTGTTAAGGCAGGAAATGGTGGAGATGGTTCAGCTGCTTTCAGAAGAGAGAAGTTTGTACAATTTGGTGGTCCAGATGGTGGAGATGGTGGGAAAGGTGGAGATGTAATTTTCGTAGCTGACCCTAATATCAATACACTTATAGATTTTAAATTTAAAAAATTATTTAAGGCTCAAAATGGAGAGAATGGACAAAAGAAACAGATGTATGGAAAAACAGGGGAAAATTTGATTATTAAAGTACCTGTTGGAACACAAGTAAGAGATGTTGAAACTGGAAAGCTTTTATTAGACTTGAATGTAGCTGGAGAGGAGAGAGTTTTACTTAGAGGAGGAAAAGGAGGACTTGGAAATGTTCACTTTAAATCATCTATTAGAAAAACTCCAAAAATAGCTGGTAAAGGTAGAGAGGGAACAGAATTAAAAGTAAAGCTTGAATTAAAACTTATAGCTGATGTTGCTCTTGTAGGATATCCATCAGTTGGAAAATCAAGTTTTATAAATAGAGTTTCAGCAGCAAATTCTAAAGTTGGAAGTTATCACTTTACAACTCTTGAGCCAAAACTTGGAGTAGTAAGATTAGAAGAGGGAAAATCATTTGTAATAGCAGATATTCCAGGACTTATTGAAGGAGCTCACGAAGGAGTAGGATTAGGAGATAAATTCTTAAGACACATAGAGAGATGTAAAATGATATATCATTTAGTTGATGTAGCAGAGATAGAAGGAAGAGATGCTATTGAAGACTATGAAAAGATAAATACTGAACTTAGAAAATTTAGTGAAAAACTAGCAAATAAAAAACAAATAGTTCTAGCAAATAAGATGGATTTATTATGGGATATGGAAAAATATGATAAATTTAAAGCTTATGTAGAAGCTCAAGGAAATGAAGTTTATCCTGTATCAGTGATACTAAATGAAGGAATTAAAGAAGTATTATATAGAAGCTGGAATATGTTAGAAGAAATAGAAAGAGAGCCATTAGAAGAGGAAACAAATGTAGATGAGGTTCTAAGAGAGATAAAAGGAGATAAAGAGGATTTCATTATTACTCAAGATGAAGATGGAACATATGTAATAGAGGGAAGAGTATTAGATGGAGTACTTGCTAAATATGTGATAACTATGGATGATGAATCAATAGTAAACTTCTTACATATGATGAGATCTTTAGGAATGGAAGAGGCTATGAGAAATGCTGGTATCCAAGATGGAGATAGTGTAAGAATAGCTGATGTAGAGTTTGAATATGTAGAGTAATAAAGTATAAATAATAGTAGGTTTAAAAGAGGGAAATTATTATCTTAACTTCTAAATTTGTAGGTTATTGTAATAAATTTTCCCTCTTTTTTACTAAGGAGGATAAATGAAAAAAGGAATAGTAATAGCTGGACCCACTGGAGTAGGAAAAACAGCACTTTCTATAAAATTAGCTAAGTTATTAGATGCTGATATAATATCTGCTGACTCAGCTCAAGTATATAGAGGAATGGATATAGGAACAGCTAAGATTACATTTGAGGAAATGGAAGGAGTTCCTCATTATATGTTAGATATATTAGAGCCTATAAAAAAATATAGTGTTGGAGATTTCCAAAAAGATGTAGATAGAATACTGAAAGAAGAAGAGAAAAA
This window harbors:
- a CDS encoding AAA family ATPase, with the protein product MEKKFIVDPWARTTTRNGLAGDEVISALQKSIRRGNVEAACEFAYEMYITSPQMEEKLWRRLTAISVEDIGMGDPMAAVLINNLRQMRKEYAYADGDRPIFFIHAIRYLCQCEKDRSSDLLKNIVIKSFAMGYVPEIPDYALDKHTVRGAEMGRDSFHFLNEASKVTPQKKVDNDYKERYNKILEKYNPNDVVPSAFKFNPWQE
- a CDS encoding PTS sugar transporter subunit IIC; the encoded protein is MESKFLEKLEKVLLPIGSKLGNQKHLQAISVGMMMTLALIVVGSLFLIVANPPINLELVDPNTSNIFLQFMIGWKKFAMANYDIITKPFNFTMGVVGLMTAFTIAYSLANEYKLNNLTSGLISMATFLMVAAPIEEGKIVMQYLGADGLFIAIIISLISVEISMLVERLGWKFKSEHIPPAVLSFMNALIPLLLNILIIYGLSVIIFVKTGKTIPELIMALLTPALNIGNNIWGYLAILIFGNILWLFGINGTSVIFPIVFAIGIANTGINAELVRQGKEPEMLMNLQMFRVAILGGAGNTLGLILLMLRSKSEQLKTLGKLAFVPGICGINEPVIFGTPIIFNPILGIPFLITPIVTVSMAYIAQKIGLISMGYIVDPSFAPFFIQGYLSSLDFRNLIFYFLLVVISLIIYFPFFKVYEKNLIAQEQE
- a CDS encoding FMN-binding protein, with translation MKKLLLGLVAILSITTMAATKEGTGLGYKDDITVSVETEGDKITAIKVIKMAETKRIAEPAIEKLTAEIIAKQSVEVDSVAGATYTSEGFKEAIADALKK
- a CDS encoding TSCPD domain-containing protein, with the translated sequence MKKAVVILAGVLLAQNTLASKVVNKDVTFSEKTYGVCSTEMTVSVKDGKIESFSAVKGCPGNLAAIGKLLPGMEVTKVIELLDDNYCSDAPLAGYTSCMDNLVEMLKKHVTEEEEGPMVEIRKAQKAAKQKVAFAGHVCSGCGLCQASFS
- the obgE gene encoding GTPase ObgE; its protein translation is MFIDEVIITVKAGNGGDGSAAFRREKFVQFGGPDGGDGGKGGDVIFVADPNINTLIDFKFKKLFKAQNGENGQKKQMYGKTGENLIIKVPVGTQVRDVETGKLLLDLNVAGEERVLLRGGKGGLGNVHFKSSIRKTPKIAGKGREGTELKVKLELKLIADVALVGYPSVGKSSFINRVSAANSKVGSYHFTTLEPKLGVVRLEEGKSFVIADIPGLIEGAHEGVGLGDKFLRHIERCKMIYHLVDVAEIEGRDAIEDYEKINTELRKFSEKLANKKQIVLANKMDLLWDMEKYDKFKAYVEAQGNEVYPVSVILNEGIKEVLYRSWNMLEEIEREPLEEETNVDEVLREIKGDKEDFIITQDEDGTYVIEGRVLDGVLAKYVITMDDESIVNFLHMMRSLGMEEAMRNAGIQDGDSVRIADVEFEYVE